A single window of Oncorhynchus masou masou isolate Uvic2021 unplaced genomic scaffold, UVic_Omas_1.1 unplaced_scaffold_1313, whole genome shotgun sequence DNA harbors:
- the LOC135530283 gene encoding zinc finger protein 37 homolog isoform X1, which yields MEELKMEEGDSLHSVNLNQLKMEEGDSLHSVNLNQLKMEEGDSLHSVNLNQLKMEEGDSLHSVNLNQLKMEEGDSLHRVNLNQLKMEEGDSLHCVNLNQLKMEEGDSLHSVNLNQLKMEEGDSLHSVNLNQLKMEEGDSLHSVNLNQLKMEEGDSLHSVNLNQLKMEEGDSLHSVNLNQLKMEEGDSLHRVNLNQLKMEEGDSLHSVNLNQLKMSAAVSLPILRLHRLTKDQLSLCAPRLNQNNPKKNNKPGRKPTKKKNTTSRGKKQPTGNGHNSADNKSVSSQVSVVSRHQHGPKGSKNKPRIILKFSRSILRPDAAKQEVKQEMDELPIGTRSDEHWLNSVKTESYDPEMGNTRGPTESDPRTDAHQLGMKMKDAPLYHQDGGRQLQSSTVQPFNPAALRSDLECWPHNQKVPRFPCPDCGQKFFSKIQFKFHSRSHTQYRPHSCEVCHKTFSRKGSLDEHRPIHEVERPFACLQCGRTFTFKSNLTRHMRFHSDARPYVCPQCGQSFKISDHLKSHMTAHSGNKPYLCPECGQSFVRYISLKYHRLSHTGERPLSCPECPMTFARPHTLMVHRRQHSRKTLFSCQDCGKQFNEGYQLKDHVTMKHTGEKPYKCSECDKCFITSASRKVHMVVHTGEKPYKCTECCRRYSQSGHLAQHMRRHTGEKPYKCSECDKCFITSASRKVHMVVHTGEKPYKCTECCRSYSQSGSLKRHKCEQQTSVTVPPSQCYCSPPRVTVSLPLFAEQKCSAFKTTD from the exons ATGGAGGAACTCAAAATGGAGGAAGGAGATTCTCTGCATAGCGTTAATCTGAATCAACTCAAAATGGAGGAAGGAGATTCTCTGCATAGTGTTAACCTGAATCAACTCAAAATGGAGGAAGGAGATTCTCTGCATAGCGTTAACCTGAATCAACTCAAAATGGAGGAAGGAGATTCTCTGCATAGTGTTAACCTGAATCAACTCAAAATGGAGGAAGGAGATTCTCTGCATAGAGTTAACCTGAATCAACTCAAGATGGAGGAAGGAGATTCTCTGCATTGCGTTAATCTGAATCAACTCAAGATGGAGGAAGGAGATTCTCTGCATAGCGTTAACCTGAATCAACTCAAGATGGAGGAAGGAGATTCTCTGCATAGCGTTAACCTGAATCAACTCAAGATGGAGGAAGGAGATTCTCTGCATAGCGTTAATCTGAATCAACTCAAGATGGAGGAAGGAGATTCTCTGCATAGCGTTAACCTGAATCAACTCAAGATGGAGGAAGGAGATTCTCTGCATAGCGTTAACCTGAATCAACTCAAGATGGAGGAAGGAGATTCTCTGCATAGAGTTAACCTGAATCAACTCAAGATGGAGGAAGGAGATTCTCTGCATAGCGTTAACCTGAATCAACTCAAGATGTCCGCTGCTGTTTCTTTACCCATCTTGAGACTCCACAGACTGACAAAGGATCAactgtctctctgtgctcccAGACTTAACCAGAACAACCCGAAGAAGAACAACAAACCAGGTAGAAAACCAACGAAGAAGAAAAACACCACCAGCAGAGGAAAGAAACAACCCACAGGAAATGGACACAACTCTGCTGACAACAAAAGTGTTTCTAGCCAGGTCTCAGTAGTGTCTAGACATCAGCACGGCCCGAAGGGAAGCAAAAATAAACCCAGGATCATTCTCAAATTCTCCCGCTCCATCTTGAGGCCTGACGCAGCAAAACAAGAG GTGAAACAAGAGATGGACGAGCTGCCTATCGGTACAAGAAGTGATGAACACtggttgaactctgtgaagacaGAGAGCTACGACCCAGAGATGGGTAACACCAGGGGACCTACAGAGAGCGACCCCAGGACAGATGCACATCAGCTGGGTATGAAGATGAAGGATGCCCCCCTGTACCACCAGGATGGAGGGAGGCAGCTGCAGTCGTCTACCGTTCAGCCATTCAATCCGGCTGCGTTGCGGTCTGACCTGGAATGTTGGCCTCACAACCAGAAGGTCCCCAGGTTCCCGTGTCCAGACTGCGGCCAGAAGTTCTTCTCAAAAATTCAGTTTAAGTTTCATTCCCGGAGCCACACCCAGTACCGGCCGCACTCCTGCGAGGTTTGCCATAAAACCTTCTCCCGGAAAGGCAGTCTAGACGAGCACCGACCAATCCACGAGGTGGAGCGTCCCTTCGCCTGCCTCCAATGCGGCAGAACTTTCACGTTCAAATCCAACCTGACCCGCCACATGCGTTTCCACAGCGATGCACGGCCCTACGTCTGCCCCCAGTGCGGCCAAAGCTTCAAAATCTCCGACCACCTGAAGAGCCACATGACGGCCCACAGCGGGAATAAACCGTACTTGTGCCCGGAGTGCGGCCAGAGTTTTGTCCGTTACATTAGTCTCAAGTATCATCGGCTGAGCCACACCGGCGAGCGCCCGCTGTCCTGCCCAGAGTGTCCCATGACCTTTGCCCGGCCGCACACCCTTATGGTCCACCGGCGACAGCACAGCAGGAAAACGCTGTTCTCTTGCCAGGACTGTGGGAAGCAGTTCAACGAGGGGTACCAACTGAAAGACCACGTTACAATgaaacacacaggggagaaaccataCAAATGCTCAGAGTGTGACAAGTGCTTCATCACTTCGGCGTCTCGTAAAGTGCACATGGTtgtccacacaggagagaagccatacAAATGCACAGAGTGCTGTAGGAGATACAGTCAGAGTGGGCACCTAGCGCAGCACATGAGgagacacacaggggagaaaccataCAAATGCTCCGAGTGTGACAAGTGCTTCATCACTTCGGCGTCTCGTAAAGTGCACATGGTtgtccacacaggagagaagccgtaCAAATGCACAGAGTGCTGTAGGAGCTACAGTCAGAGTGGGTCCCTGAAGAGGCACAAGTGTGAGCAGCAAACCAG TGTTACTGTCCCCCCCTCCCAGTGTTACTGTTCCCCTCCCCGTGTTActgtttctcttcctctctttgcaGAACAAAAATGTAGTGCATTCAAGACCACGGACTGA
- the LOC135530283 gene encoding zinc finger protein 37 homolog isoform X2, whose amino-acid sequence MEELKMEEGDSLHSVNLNQLKMEEGDSLHSVNLNQLKMEEGDSLHSVNLNQLKMEEGDSLHSVNLNQLKMEEGDSLHRVNLNQLKMEEGDSLHCVNLNQLKMEEGDSLHSVNLNQLKMEEGDSLHSVNLNQLKMEEGDSLHSVNLNQLKMEEGDSLHSVNLNQLKMEEGDSLHSVNLNQLKMEEGDSLHRVNLNQLKMEEGDSLHSVNLNQLKMSAAVSLPILRLHRLTKDQLSLCAPRLNQNNPKKNNKPGRKPTKKKNTTSRGKKQPTGNGHNSADNKSVSSQVSVVSRHQHGPKGSKNKPRIILKFSRSILRPDAAKQEVKQEMDELPIGTRSDEHWLNSVKTESYDPEMGNTRGPTESDPRTDAHQLGMKMKDAPLYHQDGGRQLQSSTVQPFNPAALRSDLECWPHNQKVPRFPCPDCGQKFFSKIQFKFHSRSHTQYRPHSCEVCHKTFSRKGSLDEHRPIHEVERPFACLQCGRTFTFKSNLTRHMRFHSDARPYVCPQCGQSFKISDHLKSHMTAHSGNKPYLCPECGQSFVRYISLKYHRLSHTGERPLSCPECPMTFARPHTLMVHRRQHSRKTLFSCQDCGKQFNEGYQLKDHVTMKHTGEKPYKCSECDKCFITSASRKVHMVVHTGEKPYKCTECCRRYSQSGHLAQHMRRHTGEKPYKCSECDKCFITSASRKVHMVVHTGEKPYKCTECCRSYSQSGSLKRHKCEQQTR is encoded by the exons ATGGAGGAACTCAAAATGGAGGAAGGAGATTCTCTGCATAGCGTTAATCTGAATCAACTCAAAATGGAGGAAGGAGATTCTCTGCATAGTGTTAACCTGAATCAACTCAAAATGGAGGAAGGAGATTCTCTGCATAGCGTTAACCTGAATCAACTCAAAATGGAGGAAGGAGATTCTCTGCATAGTGTTAACCTGAATCAACTCAAAATGGAGGAAGGAGATTCTCTGCATAGAGTTAACCTGAATCAACTCAAGATGGAGGAAGGAGATTCTCTGCATTGCGTTAATCTGAATCAACTCAAGATGGAGGAAGGAGATTCTCTGCATAGCGTTAACCTGAATCAACTCAAGATGGAGGAAGGAGATTCTCTGCATAGCGTTAACCTGAATCAACTCAAGATGGAGGAAGGAGATTCTCTGCATAGCGTTAATCTGAATCAACTCAAGATGGAGGAAGGAGATTCTCTGCATAGCGTTAACCTGAATCAACTCAAGATGGAGGAAGGAGATTCTCTGCATAGCGTTAACCTGAATCAACTCAAGATGGAGGAAGGAGATTCTCTGCATAGAGTTAACCTGAATCAACTCAAGATGGAGGAAGGAGATTCTCTGCATAGCGTTAACCTGAATCAACTCAAGATGTCCGCTGCTGTTTCTTTACCCATCTTGAGACTCCACAGACTGACAAAGGATCAactgtctctctgtgctcccAGACTTAACCAGAACAACCCGAAGAAGAACAACAAACCAGGTAGAAAACCAACGAAGAAGAAAAACACCACCAGCAGAGGAAAGAAACAACCCACAGGAAATGGACACAACTCTGCTGACAACAAAAGTGTTTCTAGCCAGGTCTCAGTAGTGTCTAGACATCAGCACGGCCCGAAGGGAAGCAAAAATAAACCCAGGATCATTCTCAAATTCTCCCGCTCCATCTTGAGGCCTGACGCAGCAAAACAAGAG GTGAAACAAGAGATGGACGAGCTGCCTATCGGTACAAGAAGTGATGAACACtggttgaactctgtgaagacaGAGAGCTACGACCCAGAGATGGGTAACACCAGGGGACCTACAGAGAGCGACCCCAGGACAGATGCACATCAGCTGGGTATGAAGATGAAGGATGCCCCCCTGTACCACCAGGATGGAGGGAGGCAGCTGCAGTCGTCTACCGTTCAGCCATTCAATCCGGCTGCGTTGCGGTCTGACCTGGAATGTTGGCCTCACAACCAGAAGGTCCCCAGGTTCCCGTGTCCAGACTGCGGCCAGAAGTTCTTCTCAAAAATTCAGTTTAAGTTTCATTCCCGGAGCCACACCCAGTACCGGCCGCACTCCTGCGAGGTTTGCCATAAAACCTTCTCCCGGAAAGGCAGTCTAGACGAGCACCGACCAATCCACGAGGTGGAGCGTCCCTTCGCCTGCCTCCAATGCGGCAGAACTTTCACGTTCAAATCCAACCTGACCCGCCACATGCGTTTCCACAGCGATGCACGGCCCTACGTCTGCCCCCAGTGCGGCCAAAGCTTCAAAATCTCCGACCACCTGAAGAGCCACATGACGGCCCACAGCGGGAATAAACCGTACTTGTGCCCGGAGTGCGGCCAGAGTTTTGTCCGTTACATTAGTCTCAAGTATCATCGGCTGAGCCACACCGGCGAGCGCCCGCTGTCCTGCCCAGAGTGTCCCATGACCTTTGCCCGGCCGCACACCCTTATGGTCCACCGGCGACAGCACAGCAGGAAAACGCTGTTCTCTTGCCAGGACTGTGGGAAGCAGTTCAACGAGGGGTACCAACTGAAAGACCACGTTACAATgaaacacacaggggagaaaccataCAAATGCTCAGAGTGTGACAAGTGCTTCATCACTTCGGCGTCTCGTAAAGTGCACATGGTtgtccacacaggagagaagccatacAAATGCACAGAGTGCTGTAGGAGATACAGTCAGAGTGGGCACCTAGCGCAGCACATGAGgagacacacaggggagaaaccataCAAATGCTCCGAGTGTGACAAGTGCTTCATCACTTCGGCGTCTCGTAAAGTGCACATGGTtgtccacacaggagagaagccgtaCAAATGCACAGAGTGCTGTAGGAGCTACAGTCAGAGTGGGTCCCTGAAGAGGCACAAGTGTGAGCAGCAAACCAGGTGA